The genome window AGCTCCTCCACTAATGACGCCATTCGCTCGATTACAATTGGGAGATTGTTGTGCACTCTCGTTTCTCTGCTTCCGCGCGCGATGATGCGCCCCGTCTCATCCATGACGGCGCCTTTCATCGTCGTTCCGCCCACATCCAGGCCGATTACGTACCTCATTGCTGACCTCCTCTCTCCTGTCACCCTGAACCTATCTGTTTTGGCTGCACCGGGAGCCGCAGCAATTCTTCGACGACATCGGGGTCTACCATGCCCGCTCCTATCGAGATCACATTTGCCGCGGCGCTCGCCATCCCCATCTGGACGGCTGCCTCCCAATCCAGGCCTTTCAGCTTGCCCGCGATGATTCCTGCCAGCAAAGCATCACCGCACCCAACCGGATTCACAGCCTTCTCCACCTGGACCGCAGGAAAATGCCAGCGCGTATCGCCCGTAGAGAACCACGCTCCTTGCTCCCCCATGGATAAAAGAACGCTCTTCGCCCCGAGCGAATGAATGTCATGCAGAGCCTGGATGACAGCCCCCTCGCAATTCAGCTCATAGCCGAGCAGGACCTGTGCTTCATCTCGGTTTGGCTTCACCAGGTAGGGCTTTGCCTTCAATCCATGAACGAGTGCCGTTCCGCTCGCGTCCAGCACCGGCAGCGCGCCTGACTGACGGACCAGATCAATCAAAGTATGATATCCATCCACGGGCACCCCCGCAGGCATGCTGCCGGAGAAGCTGACGAAAGTCGCCTGTCTGGCCAGATGACTCAGCTTGCCTTGTAAATGCGCGAAAGCCCGATCCGAAATAACTGGCCCTTGCTCCAAAACTTCCGTCACCTCACCGGTCTCTTCGTCCAAAAAGGTGAGGCAGCATCGTGACTCGCCTTCCGTTTCCACAAAGGCGGGAGCGATCCCCGCCTTGGCGCAGCCTTCCGCAATAAACCTTCCGTTGTGGCCCGCAACGAAGCCTGTCGCAATCACATCGGTTCCCAGCGCTCTCGCAACCCGGGCTACATTGATCCCTTTTCCGCCCGGCAGGCTCAGATGCTCTTTTGTACGGTGCAGCTGGCCTGGGGATAGCCGCGGCAGTCTGTATGTCTTGTCGATCGCTGCATTCAGGGTTACCGTCGCCAGCATACTAGCGCACCTGCACCTGTACGAGCGGCTGTCCCATCTTGCTCTTGAACAGGTTGATGACATCAACCGGGGTAGGATCGACCCCGCGGATCAAAGCGGTATACAGCGTGACATAGTCTGCCAAGTACACAATGGAAAAGAGGCGTGCCAGTCGCGTAACTCCCTGGGAGCGAACCACCTGTACGCCGCCTGCACGCTCACGGAGAATCTCAGCGCTGATCTCGACTCGCTTGGTCGTCTTTTCGCTGTCTTCCCCATCGCGGATCAAGGTAAAGTGGTAGCCTTTGAGCATCGCGGCAGGGGCATCCCACCCCACAGCCTCATCGTGATGCAGGCTGGGAATGGCATTCCAAAAAGCCATGACCTTGCCGTTTTCACCCAGCTGATTTTTCCAGCGCCAAGCAGGGGCATCGAAAAATGGAAGCGTGCCGTAAATAACCGGGGTCAAACCATCCATTTCCTGAGCGAGCTGCTTGGCGGGGTTCAACGACAGCGGAGACTGCAGGCCGTACTGCTGGCGAAGCTGGGAAAAGAGAGAAATGGTCTCCGCCACCTCTGCCGACTTGTCTGCCACCAGCCCGAGCTGAGTCAAAATCGCCAGCATCGGCAGGAAGATGTAGCCGAGCGCAATCCGGGGCATCATCCCACCTGGTACGACGAGGTGCGGATGATGGTGGCGACGCGCCAAATCCAGCACTTGCCCACCCGCAGTGATGACGGCAATCTGCGCTCCTGCGGCGATCGATTGCTCATAGCCGCTGACCACTTCCTCCGTATTCCCCGAGTGGCTGACGACGATCACCAATGTCTTTTCATCGACGTAGGCCGGAATCGTGTACCCCTGGTTGAGCTGCAGCGGCACCCTCAGCTCGTCAAACAAATACGATTTGAGAAGATTGACGCTGGCAGCCGAGCCCCCGCCCGTCCCCAGCACGACGATGCGATCGATACCGCCAGTGATGGAGGATACATCAAACCGTCCTGATAATTCCCATCCTTCTGAAAATTGTTTGTCGTATTCATCCGTATCCCGCAGCGCTTTGATCGTATCCAGCGCCTCGACAGCTGCTACATCATCCAGATTGACCCGCATGTCTCCTCATCCTTCCGAAGGTTTTGACGTTACTGTCCTGCTGCTTTCCCGATGCATCCGCACATCGCCATTTTGGCATGGGCAATACTCTTGACGGCTTGCTTGGCCCGCTTCATGTACGTCCGCGGATCATTCTCCTCGGGATTCTCACCGAACACCTCTTTGATCGCATTGGAAAAGGCGATCCGCAGCTCGGTTGCCACGTTCATTTTCGCCATCCCGAGCGATACGGCACGTTTGACCTGTTCTTCCGGAATGCCAGAGCCTCCGTGGAGGACCAGCGGCACCCCGACTCGACCTGCGATCTGCTCCAGCCGGGAGAAGGCGATTTTCGGCTCCCCTTTGTACATGCCGTGCGCAGTACCGATGGCAGGTGCCAGTGTATCCACACCCGTCAAGGCAGCAAACGCTTCGCACTCCTGGGGGTCCGCCAGCACGGCATCTTCTTCCTCGACCACGAGCTCGTCCTCGACGCCACCCACTTTCCCCAGCTCCGCCTCTACGTTGACTCCCGTACGATGAGCCAGCTCGACCACTCTCTTCGTCAGCTCCACGTTTTGCGAAAACGGGTGCATCGAGGCGTCAATCATCACAGAGGTATAGCCTGCCTGGATGCATCGCTCAATCAGCTCATAGTCATGGCAATGATCCAAATGAAGCGCGATGGGAACCTGTACCGACGAGGCTGCGACCCGTGCGATCGCCGCTACGTATTCCGGCCCGAGGTGCTTGACCGTCCCCACCGTCGTCTGGAGAATGAGCGGCGACTTTGCCTCCTGCGCCGCTTCCACCACCGCCTGCAGCATTTCCAGCGTGTGCACGTTAAACGCACCGACGCAGTAGCCTTCTGCTCGTGCCCGCCTCAGCATTTCTGTCGATGACACCAATGACATGTCCGGATCACTCCTCATCCATTAACCTTGCGCTACTTCAATCTTGACACCGAGATCGAGAAACGACGCTTGCATCTGTGCATCGAGCCTGTCTGTAATGATGCGATCGACTGCAGACAAATCGGCAAAGCTGCTGAAATGCGACTCGCCAAATTTGGTGTGATCGGCAAGG of Brevibacillus choshinensis contains these proteins:
- a CDS encoding 1-phosphofructokinase family hexose kinase; translated protein: MLATVTLNAAIDKTYRLPRLSPGQLHRTKEHLSLPGGKGINVARVARALGTDVIATGFVAGHNGRFIAEGCAKAGIAPAFVETEGESRCCLTFLDEETGEVTEVLEQGPVISDRAFAHLQGKLSHLARQATFVSFSGSMPAGVPVDGYHTLIDLVRQSGALPVLDASGTALVHGLKAKPYLVKPNRDEAQVLLGYELNCEGAVIQALHDIHSLGAKSVLLSMGEQGAWFSTGDTRWHFPAVQVEKAVNPVGCGDALLAGIIAGKLKGLDWEAAVQMGMASAAANVISIGAGMVDPDVVEELLRLPVQPKQIGSG
- a CDS encoding bifunctional phosphoglucose/phosphomannose isomerase, which translates into the protein MRVNLDDVAAVEALDTIKALRDTDEYDKQFSEGWELSGRFDVSSITGGIDRIVVLGTGGGSAASVNLLKSYLFDELRVPLQLNQGYTIPAYVDEKTLVIVVSHSGNTEEVVSGYEQSIAAGAQIAVITAGGQVLDLARRHHHPHLVVPGGMMPRIALGYIFLPMLAILTQLGLVADKSAEVAETISLFSQLRQQYGLQSPLSLNPAKQLAQEMDGLTPVIYGTLPFFDAPAWRWKNQLGENGKVMAFWNAIPSLHHDEAVGWDAPAAMLKGYHFTLIRDGEDSEKTTKRVEISAEILRERAGGVQVVRSQGVTRLARLFSIVYLADYVTLYTALIRGVDPTPVDVINLFKSKMGQPLVQVQVR
- the fba gene encoding class II fructose-1,6-bisphosphate aldolase, which gives rise to MSLVSSTEMLRRARAEGYCVGAFNVHTLEMLQAVVEAAQEAKSPLILQTTVGTVKHLGPEYVAAIARVAASSVQVPIALHLDHCHDYELIERCIQAGYTSVMIDASMHPFSQNVELTKRVVELAHRTGVNVEAELGKVGGVEDELVVEEEDAVLADPQECEAFAALTGVDTLAPAIGTAHGMYKGEPKIAFSRLEQIAGRVGVPLVLHGGSGIPEEQVKRAVSLGMAKMNVATELRIAFSNAIKEVFGENPEENDPRTYMKRAKQAVKSIAHAKMAMCGCIGKAAGQ